Proteins from one Podospora pseudoanserina strain CBS 124.78 chromosome 1, whole genome shotgun sequence genomic window:
- a CDS encoding hypothetical protein (EggNog:ENOG503NYTS; COG:Q; MEROPS:MER0030934), protein MSEQTPILQHPTIGPICGVVRKVGVTQFLGVQYATLKDRFSRAELLKSYPSDHPRVQYGIFDATTLAPIPLSPANGCQWEHALIQQSLESPEFGQSDTECLTLNIAVPDLQADGPEWPVLALVHGGAFATGSSSYPQYDLARIVQRSVKIGKPIIAVGINYRLGVPGFLYSSAMKAAGYKPNNGLDDQRQGLLWIKHHIAGFGGDEHRVTYIGESSGAASGTFHLHSKEPLFNQLISMSGSSLVKAKQPELAEGSFKRALQLLDISETDETAQVQRLLTVPMEDIREKIARKVPMAPIVDGDLIPRTTSYAQMADPARTAELFPGMQWCKRIMFGDCKMDGNAYGPRLAARVDIMPKTMATFLAATLDPIDRELAPKIISGYGLNASATANSQESLKAVLDLATDICFGLGARTFVRSWSQAGLEAFLCHFNVPNPWDGPWKGHATHILDIVFVLQNYRELLPVGQQKAGDQQTEDAIAFIHGEAPWPAYKIGAQEGAMVYYAPEQGEEDQSRFVSGEIPEETGRRDILQKLMKQEVLDKVMDAWDLFMKGPK, encoded by the exons ATGTCCGAACAGACCCCTATTCTCCAACACCCAACCATTGGGCCAATTtgtggggtggtgaggaaagTCGGTGTTACACAGTTTCTTGGTGTTCAGTATGCGACCTTGAAAGATCGCTTCTCACGTGCTGAGCTCTTGAAGTCGTACCCATCAGACCACCCCCGTGTCCAATACGGCATCTTTGACGCAACAACCCTCGCGCCCATTCCATTGAGCCCAGCGAACGGCTGCCAATGGGAGCACGCACTGATTCAGCAGTCTCTGGAGTCTCCAGAGTTTGGGCAGTCAGACACGGAATGTCTGACACTCAACATCGCTGTACCTGATCTCCAGGCAGACGGTCCTGAATGGCCAGTTTTGGCCCTTGTCCATGGCGGTGCCTTTGCGACGGGGAGCAGTTCTTACCCACAGTATGATCTCGCTCGTATCGTCCAGAGAAGTGTCAAGATTGGGAAGCCAATCATTGCTGTGGGTATCAA TTACCGATTGGGTGTCCCTGGCTTCCTCTACTCTTCTGCCATGAAGGCTGCAGGCTACAAGCCAAACAACGGCCTTGATGACCAGAGACAGGGCTTGCTCTGGATCAAACACCACATTGCAGggttcggtggtgatgagcacCGCGTAACCTATATTGGCGAGAGTTCGGGGGCGGCATCGGGCACTTTCCATCTCCACTCCAAGGAGCCGTTGTTCAACCAGCTGATTTCGATGAGCGGTTCCTCTCTGGTCAAAGCCAAGCAGCCAGAACTTGCCGAGGGGTCGTTTAAGAGGGCGTTGCAGCTTCTTGACATCTCAGAAACTGACGAGACGGCCCAAGTTCAGCGACTGTTGACGGTCCCGATGGAGGATATCAGGGAGAAGATTGCACGCAAAGTGCCAATGGCGCCCATTGTCGATGGCGACTTGATTCCAAGAACCACATCCTATGCTCAGATGGCCGACCCAGCTCGGACAGCAGAGTTGTTCCCAGGAATGCAATGGTGCAAGCGAATCATGTTTGGCGATTGTAAGATGGATGGCAACGCCTACGGCCCAAGATTGGCTGCTAGAGTAGACATAATGCCCAAGACTATGGCGACTTTCCTGGCTGCCACTCTGGATCCCATCGACCGAGAGCTGGCGCCCAAAATCATCTCTGGGTATGGCCTCAACGCttccgccaccgccaactcGCAAGAGTCTCTCAAGGCTGTTCTCGACCTCGCAACCGACATTTGCTTTGGGCTTGGAGCGAGAACCTTCGTCAGGTCTTGGTCGCAGGCCGGGCTGGAGGCATTCCTGTGCCACTTCAACGTTCCGAACCCTTGGGATGGGCCGTGGAAGGGCCATGCGACGCACATCCTCGACATCGTGTTTGTCCTGCAGAACTACCGTGAGCTTCTTCCTGTTGGCCAGCAAAAGGCAGGCGACCAGCAGACCGAGGACGCCATTGCTTTCATCCATGGCGAGGCTCCTTGGCCAGCGTACAAGATAGGGGCACAAGAGGGCGCTATGGTGTATTACGCTCCTGAGCAGGGTGAAGAGGACCAGTCTCGGTTTGTCTCTGGCGAGATCCCTGAAGAGACTGGGCGAAGAGACATTTTGCAGAAGCTCATGAAGCAAGAGGTGCTGGACAAGGTCATGGACGCTTGGGACCTCTTCATGAAGGGCCCGAAatag